One bacterium genomic window, CAACAGCAGGAGGAAAACCTGTGATCGAAGCTCCGGTAATCCGTGAATTTTACAACACATTCGGGAAATCCCCTTCCTTTTTCATACAGGTTCCCGGAAGAGTCAATCTCATCGGAGAACATACCGATTATAACGGTTTCCCGGTGCTTCCGATTTCAATTCCCTATTACATAACCGCCGCGGGATCACCACGGCGCGATCATACCATGAACATCAGGAACACCGATTCACGTTACGATGAATCATCTTTTATCCTGTCATCATCGATACCGCCGGCCCGGAATGGCCACTGGTCCAATTATGTCAGAGCCGCGTCCCAGGCGCTCGCCGATTTTTCCGGCGGCAGTCTTACGGGCGCGGATGTGCTTTTTTCCGGCTCGATTCCCGGTTCCGCCGGGCTTTCCTCCTCCTCTGCTCTCGTCATCGCCTCTGCCCTTTCGATCCTTGCCGCGAACAATCTGAATGTCGATATACTCGAGCTGGCCGAGCTCATGGCTGAAGGCGAGCATTATGTGGGAACCCAGGGCGGCGGCATGGATCAGGCTATCTGCCTTCTGGGCTGCAAAGACCATGCGGTTAAAATTGATTTCTTCCCCCTCAGATACGCGCATGTTCCTTTTCCCGCCGATCATTCCATCGTTGTCGCCCATTCGCTTATCAGGGCGGCAAAGACCGAAAACGCACTTCTCCTCTATAATCGCCGACCCGCCGAATGCCGCCTTGCGACTGCGCTTCTCAATACAATACTGGCGCTCGAAATTCCGCTGCAGCGGCTCGGTGATCTCCCCGGGAAATGCGCTGATATTACTGAATCCTTTGTAAAATCAATATTTGACCGTGATTCATATTCACTGGAAGATATTGCCAAAATTATTGAGGAGCAGCCTGAATCGATAACACAGAGATATCTGATGACACGGAATGGCATACCCATGCCTGTCCCCCCGGATGGTTTTCTCATACAGCAGAGGGCTCTTCATGTCTTCTCCGAAGCGGAACGGGTTGAAAAGACGTGCAAAGCACTCATGGAGAATGACACGGAAACATTCGGTTCCCTCATGAACGACTCTCATACGAGCTGCGACACGCTGTACGGTATTTCCACTCCGGAACTGAACACGCTGGTCTCGGTCATGCGCAGCTTCGGAGCTTCGGGCGCACGGCTGACCGGGGCGGGTTTTGGAGGATGCGCTGTCGCGCTTGTCCGTGATGACAGCATCGAGCAGGTTATCGGTGGAATACGGAAAGAATATTACGACGGGTATATTCGTAAAACTCACCCGGAACTCCGTAATGCAGACAATTTCAGGGAGATTATTTTTGCGGTAAAACCCTCATCGGGCGCATCGACAGTAGTATTATAACTGTCCGGGAGTAGAGCCAATGCAGCAAAGTAACGGGAATCTGCATATTTTCCTGGTTATCACCGAAAATGAAATGACATCCGTTCTTTCTGAAACGCTGGAACGGGCCGGATGTAAACTGTCCGGTGACACATCGCTCGATACTTTAATACAGTGTATTCGGGATAATCCGGCGGTGATCACGCCCATAAAGCATGAAGACAACGTATCTGAAACGTTGGAAGACATGGTCGGTGCTGTACGGGATTTATCGCATTCGGCGACATGTGTCGTTATTACATCAAAACAACTTTCGCAGCTGGAGAAAGGCCTGAAAAGATTCACATGGCAGCCGCTGAAAAAGCTTGGAAATCAGAAAACCCTGAGCGAGCTTGAAAAGGAACACATTATAACTGCGCTCGAATCACACGGATGGCAGTATAAAACGGTTGCGAAGATTCTGGGAATTAACCGCTCGACACTCTATCGCAAGCTGAAAAAATACGCCATACACAAAATTCAGTGAATAGAGCTACTTGCTGGCTTTTATATGCATGATGCCCCCAACGATAAAAAATAAACCGTTGGGAAGCCATGCCGCCATGTCCGGATCGATTTTCCCGTTTCTGCCCAGTATCTGGAACGCGTTGATGAGGACATAATACACGAAACAGATGATGAGCCCTATACCAAATGACGCTGTTTTCCCTCTCAGGGACGAACCGGTTGCGAGCGGCGCCCCGAAAAATACAATGATGAGGGAAACGAACGGGAACGATATCTTCATGTAAAGATCGACAAGCCACTCGGATGCATCGCTGCCCTTCAGCCTGACATCCCGTATGTACTGCGCGAGCTCAAAATAATTCATTTCCTCGGGTTTGGTATCGATGCTTGCAAAATCCGAAGGTTTGAGCGAGATAAAGGAAGCCGGCAGAATGTCATGCTGAATCAGCTTTTCCCCATCCTCACCGAATATGTGTTCCCGGACATGATACAGAATCCAGATACCATCGGCGTATTTCAGTGAATCGGCATCGATCCTGCTTCTGAAACCATCATATATCTGAGCGGGAGGCGACTGTTTTCCCGAAGTATATTCTTCCGGTTCCATGATGCAGACCTTTTCGGCTTTCAATGCCTTCGAACGGTATAACCGCGCATAGATTATCCGGCCGTCCCCGTTGGTCAGAAAAATGTTCTGACGGTCCATTTCGCGGTTTTTTGAAAAGGAAAAGGAAAAATATGCTTCACGATCTCCCCGCTCGATTCGCGAAAGGTCCTTGATATCCTCCCGGAAAAGATTGGTTCTGGGAACAACAACCTCCGATAAAAACATGACCATGAGGCCGATGAAAAAAGAAAACACATACAAGGGAAACAATATTCGGTAAAGGCTTATTCCCGAGGCTTTCATCGCGGTGATTTCATTGTCGCCGACAAGCCGTCCGAGGCTGAACATGGTTGCCAGAAGCATGGCGACAGGTAAGGTGAGGACAACGATATAGGGAAGATAAAAGGTATAGTATAAAGCGATATACTTCAATTCCAGTTTGCTGTCGATGAACTTGTCGATATTTTCAACCGTATCCACAAGAATATAAATTGCGATAAATGCAAGAATACTGTAGAGAAGAATGGAAACGAATTCCCTGAGAACATATCTGGAAATTTTCTTCACATCTATCTCCGCGTTGCATGGATAAAAAGCCCGATTCCCAGTATGCCCAGAACGAAGTTCGGCGCCCACATGGCGAGCCAAGGCGCGATGAGCATTCTGTCCCCCGCGCTTTCGCCGCCGATAAGAAACAGGTAATAAATCATGAAAAACCCGATGGACATCCCGATACCGATCGATGCGCCCGACCGTCTCACAAGCATTCCGAGCGGAGCCCCGACCAGGACAAAGATAATCGCGGCAAAGGGAATCGAATTCTTTTTATGGATTTCAACGAGGTATTTACTGATTTTCGATTTGTTTCTCCATATTTCGGCGTTGAAATCATTTTTTTTGTTTTTCGAAGCGGGAGAATCATCGGGTAAGCTGTTTATCCGCTCCTGAAAATGCGCAATGATCTGTTCGTGTTTTTTAATTTCATACCGCATCTCGTCCGAGGTCATTGTCCGGTCGTTTTTTGTGGCCATCTGACTGGTCGAAAGGTTCGAATCGAAGTTGACATTATAGTTGAACCGTGAAAAGATCCCCCGGACATATCGCTCGGAATTTTTATCGTCCATCTGGTGTAACTCACCATTCTTGAGCGCGAGAGTCAGACGTCCTTCCTCCTGCTGTGAGAAAAAACGGCCGGTATGTGCGCAGATTGTCGTCTGGCCCCCGTCATCATTGCGTTTGAAGAGCGTTATCCCCGTCATTTCACCCGAAAGGTAGTCGATTTTATCGACATGCAAGGTAAGATTCGGCAGATCGGTGATAAACTGACCCTCACGGTTTATCAGCGTGAACATGGGTTTTTTGAAAGCAATTGCAAGATTGAGATTCCGGGCGCGGTAATTATAGTCGGGGAGGATTCTGTTATTGAACCATATCATGAACATGGTAATGATAATCGAAAGCCCGATAATCGGAAAAGACAGGTTCCACATCGATATTCCCGCCGCTTTCATGGCGGTGATTTCACGGTCGGCGGCCATTCTTCCGAATGCCATGACAGTTGCGACGAGTACACTCATCGGCACGACGAGCGCGATCATCCATGCAAGATTGAACCAAAACAGTTTCAGCATGATAAGAATATTGACATTCTTCGATATGACCATATCCATTAATTCGAGCATCTGTTTGAGAATCAGAACAAACATGATCAGGCTGAAAGCAAAAAAGAACGGGGCAAGATGTTCGCGGATAACATAACGGTGAAAAATATTCATTTTCATCTTCCTGTTTTTTTCATGGTGGTATATAATATACGTTCAAGCCTGATATCGAACAAGTTTAATATATCCGACAGGTAACATGGCTCCGTATCGACATAAACAACAGTATCCGCGCCAAAATACATCATATGCTGTATAGATATATCAAATGCTTAATCAAGGAGAAAAACCATGACAGTTCTCGATGCGATCAAGGGACGGTTCAGTGTCCGAAAATATCTGTCGAAGCCTGTTGATGAACGCGACATCGCTGCTATTCTCGAAGCCGCCCGTTTCTCACAATCTGCAAAGAATCTCCAGAACTGGCGGTTCATCATCGTACGTGATGCGACAAAACGTCGCTGTCTGATGGAGGCGGCAAAGGGCCAGGCATTTGTTGGAGAAGCGCCTGTAATAATTGTATGTTGCGGAACTAATACGTACTATATCATGTCCTGCGGACAGTACGGTTAT contains:
- the galK gene encoding galactokinase, with amino-acid sequence MIEAPVIREFYNTFGKSPSFFIQVPGRVNLIGEHTDYNGFPVLPISIPYYITAAGSPRRDHTMNIRNTDSRYDESSFILSSSIPPARNGHWSNYVRAASQALADFSGGSLTGADVLFSGSIPGSAGLSSSSALVIASALSILAANNLNVDILELAELMAEGEHYVGTQGGGMDQAICLLGCKDHAVKIDFFPLRYAHVPFPADHSIVVAHSLIRAAKTENALLLYNRRPAECRLATALLNTILALEIPLQRLGDLPGKCADITESFVKSIFDRDSYSLEDIAKIIEEQPESITQRYLMTRNGIPMPVPPDGFLIQQRALHVFSEAERVEKTCKALMENDTETFGSLMNDSHTSCDTLYGISTPELNTLVSVMRSFGASGARLTGAGFGGCAVALVRDDSIEQVIGGIRKEYYDGYIRKTHPELRNADNFREIIFAVKPSSGASTVVL
- a CDS encoding helix-turn-helix domain-containing protein, with amino-acid sequence MQQSNGNLHIFLVITENEMTSVLSETLERAGCKLSGDTSLDTLIQCIRDNPAVITPIKHEDNVSETLEDMVGAVRDLSHSATCVVITSKQLSQLEKGLKRFTWQPLKKLGNQKTLSELEKEHIITALESHGWQYKTVAKILGINRSTLYRKLKKYAIHKIQ
- a CDS encoding LptF/LptG family permease, with product MKKISRYVLREFVSILLYSILAFIAIYILVDTVENIDKFIDSKLELKYIALYYTFYLPYIVVLTLPVAMLLATMFSLGRLVGDNEITAMKASGISLYRILFPLYVFSFFIGLMVMFLSEVVVPRTNLFREDIKDLSRIERGDREAYFSFSFSKNREMDRQNIFLTNGDGRIIYARLYRSKALKAEKVCIMEPEEYTSGKQSPPAQIYDGFRSRIDADSLKYADGIWILYHVREHIFGEDGEKLIQHDILPASFISLKPSDFASIDTKPEEMNYFELAQYIRDVRLKGSDASEWLVDLYMKISFPFVSLIIVFFGAPLATGSSLRGKTASFGIGLIICFVYYVLINAFQILGRNGKIDPDMAAWLPNGLFFIVGGIMHIKASK
- a CDS encoding LptF/LptG family permease, giving the protein MNIFHRYVIREHLAPFFFAFSLIMFVLILKQMLELMDMVISKNVNILIMLKLFWFNLAWMIALVVPMSVLVATVMAFGRMAADREITAMKAAGISMWNLSFPIIGLSIIITMFMIWFNNRILPDYNYRARNLNLAIAFKKPMFTLINREGQFITDLPNLTLHVDKIDYLSGEMTGITLFKRNDDGGQTTICAHTGRFFSQQEEGRLTLALKNGELHQMDDKNSERYVRGIFSRFNYNVNFDSNLSTSQMATKNDRTMTSDEMRYEIKKHEQIIAHFQERINSLPDDSPASKNKKNDFNAEIWRNKSKISKYLVEIHKKNSIPFAAIIFVLVGAPLGMLVRRSGASIGIGMSIGFFMIYYLFLIGGESAGDRMLIAPWLAMWAPNFVLGILGIGLFIHATRR
- a CDS encoding nitroreductase family protein is translated as MTVLDAIKGRFSVRKYLSKPVDERDIAAILEAARFSQSAKNLQNWRFIIVRDATKRRCLMEAAKGQAFVGEAPVIIVCCGTNTYYIMSCGQYGYSLNVAIAMENMALVAHDIGLGTCWLGAFYEDSVKKCLGIPEKDVRVVGMLALGHAAVSAPEKKRHPLDNIVSYEKW